CGTAAAAATATATTACGAAAAAAAACAAGGATATGGTTACGCATATAAAACTGCAATTAAAAAAGCTTCATGTGACTATATCGTTATATGCGAAGCAGATGGTTCCCTGAAAGCAAGCGACATAGAAAAATTTTTAGTCTACTCACGAGATTTCGATGTTGTACTTGGCACCAGAACTAGCCAAATCGGCTCTCTTTCCGGAACGGGGATGGGTATCATAAGAAAATTCGCCAATGTTTTAGAAGCAAAGACAATCGAAATATTATTCAACAGCGTTGCACTGACAGATGTTGGCTGCACCTATAAATTGTTTAAGAAAGAGGCACTTAAAAAAAACATTTCAAAATGGAGTAATAACGGAACAGCTCTATTTAATACCGAACTGACGCTTCATGTAGTTACACAAAATTTGAAGTTCGTCGAAATTCCCATAAGTTATACAAAGAGTACGAGAAAATCCGCAATCGTTGGTAGATGGTGGCAAACAATTAATTGGGCAATAGTTATACAAATTTATATATTCTATTTTTTTATTAAACAAAAATTTAATTTTTGAAAATATAAGCAGTAAAACCACCTTCTCTAATTATGTTTTTGTAACCTGTTTCATCGATAGCAAATCTCGACTCGTTAATGACAACTTTATATTTTGTATTCTCTAGATTTCCAACAGGCAAAAGCCAAGAAAATTGCTTATCTGCAATATTATCTTCCGGAGCCCTCCCGTAAATTGTGAACAAATACCCCCACCCAGCTGTTCCTTGACATGGCCCGCCCATCTCTTGCAAACTAAAACTCGAGTTGCCAACA
The Patescibacteria group bacterium genome window above contains:
- a CDS encoding glycosyltransferase family 2 protein; the encoded protein is MYEGKTVSVAIATYREKKTIKSVLDNFYKTNFVDEIIVIDNNAEKGTYKEITKSTPFKKGIVKIYYEKKQGYGYAYKTAIKKASCDYIVICEADGSLKASDIEKFLVYSRDFDVVLGTRTSQIGSLSGTGMGIIRKFANVLEAKTIEILFNSVALTDVGCTYKLFKKEALKKNISKWSNNGTALFNTELTLHVVTQNLKFVEIPISYTKSTRKSAIVGRWWQTINWAIVIQIYIFYFFIKQKFNF